The following coding sequences lie in one Mycobacterium sp. DL440 genomic window:
- a CDS encoding TetR/AcrR family transcriptional regulator, with product MDRLVYSVVGRWAIVAGPRERLIQGAIELMRERGVHATGLSDLLDRSNTARGSIYQHFPAGKTELMEQATLVAGRILTARIEALARALSPEDAIRAFIEGWKQNLIESEFTGGCPIVAAAQAGPDALAVREASATVFADWARVIADSIEAKGVDAATAAQLGSFIVSAVEGAIMQSRSARSVHPLDDASAGLTLLLRGVGADWQSGLNV from the coding sequence ATGGACCGGCTGGTCTATTCGGTGGTGGGGAGGTGGGCGATAGTGGCGGGTCCACGTGAACGTCTCATCCAGGGCGCAATCGAGTTGATGCGCGAGCGCGGCGTCCACGCGACGGGTCTCAGTGATCTGCTGGACCGCAGCAACACCGCCCGCGGATCTATCTACCAGCACTTTCCCGCGGGGAAAACGGAACTGATGGAGCAGGCGACGCTGGTGGCCGGTCGGATCCTCACCGCTAGGATCGAAGCGCTGGCGCGGGCACTGTCCCCCGAGGACGCGATCCGCGCCTTCATCGAAGGCTGGAAACAGAACCTCATCGAGAGTGAATTCACGGGCGGATGTCCCATCGTGGCGGCTGCCCAGGCTGGACCGGATGCGCTCGCAGTGCGGGAAGCCTCGGCCACGGTATTTGCTGATTGGGCCAGGGTGATAGCAGATTCGATCGAAGCCAAGGGGGTTGACGCAGCCACCGCGGCCCAACTCGGCAGCTTCATCGTCAGCGCAGTCGAAGGCGCCATCATGCAGAGCCGAAGCGCCAGGTCCGTGCACCCGCTCGACGACGCGAGCGCCGGTCTGACGTTGCTGCTGCGCGGTGTGGGTGCAGACTGGCAATCGGGCTTGAACGTGTAA
- the fadD4 gene encoding fatty-acid--CoA ligase FadD4, producing MQIREHAEANPEKPAIILHPSGTVVTFGELEARANRLARYFRQQGLQEGDVVAILMENNEHIHAVMWAARRSGLYYVPINTHLTAAEAAYIIDNSGAKAIVGSAVLKDILSGLEKELPNGLPGTLLIADGELDGWKRYPEAVADLPATPIDDELDGDLLQYSSGTTGRPKGIKRDLPHVPPSETPGMMSALVGFWMQPDSVYLSPAPLYHTAPSVWSMQIQAAGITTVVLEKFDAEGCLDAIQKHKVTQGQFVPVMFTRMLKLPEDVRNSYDLSSLRRVMHAAAPCPVEIKKQMMDWWGPIVDEYYASSEAIGATVIFAEDWLTHPGSVGKPMNGLVHILDEDGQEVPPGQAGEIFFEGGADFEYLNDAEKTASSRDSHGWKTVGDIGYVDEDGYLYLTDRRHHMIISGGVNIYPQEAENTLVVHPKVMDAAVFGIPDDEMGQSVKGVVQTVDPADATPEFAEELLSWLRERLTHYKCPRTISFEVELPRTDTGKLYKQELINKYS from the coding sequence ATGCAGATCCGCGAGCATGCCGAGGCCAACCCCGAAAAGCCGGCGATCATCCTCCACCCGTCGGGAACCGTCGTCACGTTCGGTGAACTCGAAGCCCGCGCGAATCGGCTGGCCCGGTACTTCCGGCAGCAGGGGCTGCAGGAGGGCGATGTGGTCGCGATTCTGATGGAGAACAACGAGCACATCCACGCCGTGATGTGGGCGGCCCGCCGCAGCGGGCTGTACTACGTGCCGATCAATACGCACCTGACCGCCGCCGAGGCGGCCTACATCATCGACAACAGTGGGGCCAAGGCCATCGTCGGCTCCGCCGTGCTGAAGGACATCCTGAGCGGCCTCGAAAAGGAGTTGCCCAACGGCTTGCCGGGCACTCTGCTCATAGCCGACGGCGAGCTGGACGGTTGGAAGCGTTACCCGGAGGCCGTCGCGGACCTGCCTGCCACCCCGATCGATGACGAGTTGGACGGCGATCTGTTGCAGTACTCGTCGGGGACGACGGGCCGGCCCAAGGGCATCAAGCGCGACCTGCCGCATGTGCCGCCGTCGGAAACCCCCGGCATGATGTCGGCCCTCGTCGGGTTCTGGATGCAACCGGATTCGGTGTATCTGAGCCCTGCCCCGCTCTACCACACGGCACCGTCGGTGTGGTCCATGCAGATTCAGGCCGCCGGCATCACCACCGTGGTGCTCGAGAAGTTCGACGCCGAAGGCTGCCTGGACGCGATCCAGAAACACAAAGTCACCCAGGGCCAGTTCGTGCCGGTGATGTTCACCCGGATGCTGAAACTGCCCGAGGACGTGCGTAATTCGTACGACCTGTCGAGCCTGCGGCGCGTCATGCATGCGGCTGCACCGTGTCCGGTCGAGATCAAGAAGCAGATGATGGACTGGTGGGGGCCGATCGTCGACGAGTACTACGCGTCCTCCGAGGCCATCGGCGCGACGGTGATCTTCGCCGAGGACTGGCTGACGCACCCCGGTTCGGTGGGCAAGCCGATGAACGGCCTCGTGCACATCCTCGACGAGGACGGCCAGGAAGTGCCACCCGGCCAGGCCGGTGAGATCTTCTTCGAGGGCGGCGCCGATTTCGAATACCTCAACGACGCCGAGAAGACCGCATCCTCGCGTGACTCACACGGCTGGAAGACGGTGGGAGACATCGGGTATGTCGATGAGGACGGCTACCTGTACCTGACGGACCGGCGCCACCACATGATCATCTCGGGCGGAGTGAACATCTATCCGCAGGAAGCCGAGAACACGCTCGTCGTCCACCCGAAGGTGATGGACGCCGCGGTGTTCGGCATCCCCGACGACGAGATGGGCCAGAGCGTCAAGGGTGTGGTGCAGACCGTGGACCCGGCGGATGCGACGCCGGAATTCGCCGAGGAGCTGCTGAGCTGGCTGCGTGAACGGCTGACGCATTACAAGTGCCCGCGGACCATCTCGTTCGAGGTTGAGCTGCCCCGCACCGACACCGGCAAGCTGTACAAGCAGGAGCTGATAAACAAGTACTCGTGA
- a CDS encoding enoyl-CoA hydratase/isomerase family protein, with protein MELPAGIRVGVDTPTDAATFTLTEHPGADRRAVTVDSVEQALAELTERCRTWSQAAAVCDDVLRSLDPAGPTRSGLVTESLAYSTLQSGSEFARWLAERGPATVPQLPEPVQAHRDGNTLHVRFNRTQRHNAFSTDARGALLEALEVARLDPSVEEVVLGGNGRSFCSGGDLAEFGSFTDPASAHLARTRHSPALVLDELTARLGPRCRAEVHGQVLGSGLEMASFCGWVSCHPDATIGLPELALGLIPGAGGTVSIARRIGRWRTAYLVLSGRTIDSATALAWGLVDEVRPTTATSR; from the coding sequence CTGGAACTGCCCGCGGGTATCCGGGTCGGGGTCGACACCCCGACCGATGCCGCGACGTTCACGCTGACCGAACACCCCGGTGCGGACCGGCGGGCGGTCACCGTGGACTCGGTCGAGCAGGCCCTGGCCGAACTCACAGAGCGGTGTAGGACATGGTCGCAGGCCGCGGCGGTTTGTGACGACGTGCTGCGTTCGCTCGATCCGGCCGGGCCGACTCGATCGGGGTTGGTCACCGAGTCCCTGGCGTATTCGACGCTGCAATCGGGATCCGAATTCGCCCGGTGGCTGGCCGAGCGTGGGCCGGCGACCGTGCCGCAGCTGCCCGAACCGGTGCAGGCCCACCGCGACGGGAACACACTGCACGTCAGATTCAACCGGACCCAGCGGCACAACGCGTTCTCCACCGATGCCAGGGGCGCGCTGCTTGAGGCCCTCGAAGTGGCGCGATTGGACCCGTCGGTCGAGGAGGTGGTGCTCGGCGGCAATGGCCGATCCTTCTGCAGCGGAGGCGATCTGGCCGAATTTGGTTCGTTCACCGACCCGGCGAGCGCCCACCTGGCCCGCACCCGGCACAGTCCGGCGCTGGTGCTCGACGAACTGACGGCGAGGCTGGGGCCACGCTGCCGCGCGGAGGTGCACGGCCAGGTGCTGGGCAGTGGTCTGGAGATGGCGTCGTTCTGCGGGTGGGTCAGCTGTCATCCCGATGCCACGATCGGCCTGCCGGAACTGGCCCTCGGGTTGATTCCCGGGGCGGGCGGCACGGTGAGCATCGCGCGACGCATCGGCCGGTGGCGCACCGCCTACCTGGTGCTCTCCGGGCGCACCATCGACTCGGCCACGGCGCTGGCGTGGGGCCTGGTCGACGAGGTGCGCCCAACAACGGCGACATCGCGGTGA
- a CDS encoding acyl dehydratase → MTLTAGAAATHQAILGDRLRLALDTDLATAVTGESGPLAHPGLVCDVAIGQSTLVTQRVKANLFYRGLAFHRCPRIGDSLYTRTEVVGLKQNSTKPGRAATGLAALRMTTVDQQHRKVLDFYRCAMLPLSRDDIDTGHADDLSTIGADATAPNPTAGWDADAFRTRVPGPHFDPDLAGAVLHSTADVVSSAPELARLTLNIAATHHDWRAGGQRLVYGGHTIGLALAQAGRLLPNLATVLGWESCDHTGPVHEGDTLFSELHVESADAGVLRLRSLVYAAGGRDDTDRQVLDWRFSALHF, encoded by the coding sequence ATGACGCTGACCGCCGGTGCGGCGGCGACGCATCAGGCGATCCTCGGCGACCGATTGCGCCTGGCGCTCGACACCGACCTCGCCACTGCGGTGACGGGGGAGTCGGGCCCGCTGGCGCACCCGGGGTTGGTCTGCGACGTGGCGATCGGTCAGAGCACGCTGGTGACGCAGCGGGTGAAGGCGAACCTGTTCTACCGCGGCCTGGCGTTTCACCGCTGTCCGCGCATCGGGGACAGCTTGTACACCCGTACTGAAGTGGTTGGCCTCAAGCAGAACTCGACGAAACCCGGGCGAGCGGCCACCGGTCTTGCCGCCCTGCGGATGACGACCGTCGACCAACAGCACCGCAAAGTTCTCGATTTCTACCGCTGCGCGATGCTCCCGCTGTCCAGGGACGACATCGACACCGGTCATGCCGACGACCTCTCGACCATCGGGGCCGATGCGACAGCCCCGAACCCCACCGCGGGGTGGGACGCCGACGCATTCCGCACCCGGGTACCCGGACCGCATTTCGATCCGGACCTGGCCGGCGCGGTGCTGCACAGCACCGCCGACGTGGTCAGCAGTGCCCCCGAACTTGCCCGGCTGACCTTGAACATCGCTGCCACCCATCATGATTGGCGCGCCGGTGGCCAGCGCCTGGTGTACGGCGGGCACACCATCGGACTGGCCCTGGCCCAGGCCGGCCGCCTGTTGCCGAACCTGGCCACGGTTCTGGGCTGGGAGTCCTGTGACCACACTGGTCCGGTGCACGAGGGTGACACCCTGTTCAGCGAGCTGCACGTCGAATCGGCCGACGCCGGAGTCCTGAGGTTGCGCTCGCTGGTGTACGCGGCCGGCGGACGCGACGACACCGACCGCCAGGTGCTGGACTGGCGGTTCAGCGCGTTGCACTTCTGA
- a CDS encoding CoA transferase, which translates to MAQLAIPRALLRQAQTVADGFTAHTGVTVDATELLTGRAALLDIAPRGQISAGGASRLLATRDGWCALTLSRPDDVAMIPALLQDDSAEADPWPAIRRWVAESRTAEVAERARLLGLPVGVLGETSPAPPVVRSLGPPGAAPLAGILVADLSSMWAGPLCGQLLARAGAIVVKVESWSRPDGTRAGVPGFFDWMNGGKLSYATDFDDPRDLAALIRAADVVIEASRPVALARRGLGPDTADPRPGRIWLRITGHGAAGEKADWVAFGDDAAVSGGLVEYDGSAPVFSGDAIADPLTGLHAAAAVAASRERGGGELIEFSMAAVAAGYRSLVGDDTEVTPARPAIGPAAPGLGADNEAVRRLVAERTVAPC; encoded by the coding sequence ATGGCCCAGTTGGCGATTCCGAGGGCTCTGCTGAGGCAGGCCCAGACGGTCGCCGACGGTTTCACCGCACACACCGGCGTGACGGTCGACGCCACTGAACTGCTCACCGGCCGCGCCGCGCTGTTGGACATCGCGCCTCGAGGGCAGATCTCGGCGGGCGGGGCGTCGCGGCTGCTCGCCACCCGTGACGGGTGGTGCGCCCTGACCCTCTCTCGCCCCGATGATGTCGCCATGATTCCCGCACTGCTGCAGGATGATTCGGCAGAGGCTGACCCATGGCCGGCGATCCGGAGATGGGTTGCGGAATCCCGCACCGCGGAGGTGGCCGAACGCGCCCGCCTGCTCGGACTGCCGGTGGGCGTGCTTGGTGAAACCTCGCCCGCGCCGCCGGTGGTGCGCTCACTCGGACCGCCCGGGGCCGCACCGTTGGCCGGAATCCTGGTGGCCGACCTGTCGTCGATGTGGGCCGGCCCGTTGTGTGGACAACTGCTGGCCCGGGCCGGGGCCATCGTGGTCAAGGTCGAGAGCTGGAGCCGCCCGGACGGGACCCGTGCCGGAGTGCCGGGATTCTTCGATTGGATGAACGGCGGGAAGCTCTCGTATGCCACCGATTTCGATGATCCGCGCGATCTGGCCGCGCTGATCCGGGCGGCCGATGTGGTGATCGAGGCCTCGCGGCCGGTCGCGCTGGCCCGGCGTGGGCTGGGTCCCGATACCGCCGATCCCAGGCCGGGGCGGATCTGGTTGCGCATCACCGGGCACGGCGCCGCCGGGGAGAAAGCCGATTGGGTGGCGTTCGGCGACGACGCCGCGGTATCCGGAGGTCTGGTCGAATACGATGGCAGCGCACCGGTATTCAGCGGGGATGCCATCGCCGATCCGCTCACCGGACTGCATGCTGCCGCCGCGGTCGCGGCATCTCGGGAACGCGGAGGCGGTGAGCTGATCGAATTCTCGATGGCGGCTGTGGCTGCCGGGTACCGCTCTCTGGTGGGCGACGACACCGAGGTGACGCCGGCGCGTCCCGCAATCGGGCCGGCCGCCCCGGGACTCGGAGCCGACAATGAAGCAGTGCGCCGGTTGGTGGCGGAACGGACCGTGGCCCCATGCTGA
- a CDS encoding amidohydrolase family protein, with the protein MLIRRATLLDGVVVDIRVGETIEQVAEALSPEPGEEVLDAASGTVIPGLHDHHLHVHSAAAEQDSIRVGPAEVADEAGLAQALSAAVVGSDGWIRAVGYHEAVAGPLDRQSLDRLRPGTPVRVQHRSGVIWTVNSPGLAALGLGDHPDGRLRSEDRTWSDALQRRPAQIGEFSARLAGYGVTGVTDATPGLQPADRPKGMRQRAHYLAPGKRILHDDGLDLDALTTWISERHRAGEPVAVHCVTAVQLVVTIAALRVAGSHPADRIEHAAMVPADCVDDLVALGVTVVTQPNFVAERGDQYRADVPGAEHDQLWRLATLLAAGVPVALSTDAPFGDADPWAVMRAAVHRRTPRGAVLNPVERISGRRALTLFLGSAANPARPRRIAPGEPGDLCLLVGSPQRVVDALDADLVAATIIAGAVVFRR; encoded by the coding sequence ATGCTGATTCGTCGCGCGACACTACTCGACGGGGTGGTGGTCGACATCCGGGTCGGCGAGACCATCGAGCAGGTCGCCGAGGCGTTGTCGCCCGAGCCGGGCGAAGAGGTACTCGATGCGGCATCCGGCACCGTGATACCCGGGCTGCACGACCATCATCTACACGTGCACTCGGCTGCGGCCGAGCAGGATTCGATCCGGGTCGGCCCCGCCGAGGTGGCCGATGAGGCAGGACTGGCTCAAGCGTTGTCCGCGGCGGTCGTGGGCAGCGACGGTTGGATCCGGGCTGTCGGTTACCACGAGGCCGTGGCCGGACCGCTGGACCGCCAGTCGCTGGACCGGTTGCGGCCCGGCACACCGGTGCGGGTGCAGCATCGCAGCGGCGTGATATGGACGGTGAACTCGCCCGGCCTCGCGGCCCTCGGATTGGGCGATCACCCCGATGGGCGACTGCGCAGCGAGGACCGGACCTGGTCAGATGCGTTGCAGCGTCGTCCCGCCCAGATCGGGGAATTCAGCGCCCGCCTGGCCGGCTATGGCGTCACGGGTGTCACCGATGCCACCCCCGGCCTGCAGCCCGCAGATCGTCCCAAAGGCATGCGGCAGCGCGCGCACTACCTGGCTCCGGGGAAGCGAATCCTCCACGACGACGGACTCGACCTGGATGCGTTGACAACCTGGATATCCGAACGCCACCGGGCCGGTGAACCGGTGGCGGTGCATTGCGTGACCGCGGTCCAACTCGTGGTCACCATCGCTGCATTGCGCGTCGCGGGCAGCCATCCGGCTGACCGGATCGAGCATGCCGCGATGGTCCCCGCGGACTGTGTCGACGACCTCGTCGCCCTCGGGGTCACGGTGGTGACCCAGCCCAACTTCGTCGCGGAGCGGGGCGACCAGTACCGCGCGGATGTGCCTGGCGCAGAACATGATCAGCTGTGGCGGCTGGCCACCCTGCTGGCCGCCGGGGTGCCGGTGGCGCTGTCCACCGATGCGCCGTTCGGAGACGCTGACCCCTGGGCGGTCATGCGCGCCGCAGTACATCGCCGCACCCCCCGCGGTGCGGTGCTGAACCCGGTCGAACGGATCTCGGGGCGTCGCGCATTGACGCTGTTTCTGGGCAGCGCAGCCAATCCAGCCCGGCCGCGCCGTATCGCGCCCGGCGAGCCTGGGGACCTGTGCCTGCTGGTCGGCTCCCCGCAGCGGGTGGTGGATGCGCTCGACGCCGATCTGGTGGCCGCCACGATCATCGCCGGTGCGGTGGTGTTCCGGCGGTGA
- a CDS encoding MFS transporter: MPALLACAALGFAGFSLLLPVAPMWAVRIGADNLGAGVVNSVLMLCTVVAQLLVGRVLRRAGWAVTLSLGLVLLGAPALLHPLTSSLWQVLVLAALRGLGFGILTVCGVSGIAALIPQERRGRAIGAYGLAIAAPQFGLIPLAPWLAENVGYQLVFVLAAAPLLGLLLAFARPAPILADEAHADRLRGIGGLVGPIAALVVITAAGGGILTFAPQLGGAATAFAALLGMTGTAALARWWIGGVADRHGPARFIAPMLGLGAVGLAVIGTGIGIGSIRGAIAVILGCVLLGIAYGALQNLTLVQAFAATGERARGAVSVAWNVGFDTGTGLGSLVVGALATSFSFPTAFAVMTALCVGVGLMWVFPRHDRHGPGPGSAA; encoded by the coding sequence ATGCCCGCCCTGTTGGCCTGTGCCGCACTGGGATTCGCCGGCTTTTCCCTGCTGCTACCAGTTGCCCCGATGTGGGCGGTGCGGATCGGTGCGGACAACCTCGGTGCCGGTGTGGTCAACAGCGTGCTGATGCTGTGTACGGTCGTCGCGCAGCTGCTGGTCGGGCGGGTGTTACGGCGAGCCGGATGGGCGGTCACGCTGTCGCTGGGGCTGGTACTCCTGGGGGCACCGGCACTGCTGCACCCGCTCACCTCGTCGCTGTGGCAGGTGTTGGTCCTGGCAGCGTTGCGTGGATTGGGTTTCGGCATCCTGACGGTCTGCGGTGTCAGCGGCATCGCCGCCCTGATTCCACAGGAGCGCCGCGGCCGTGCGATCGGCGCGTACGGGCTGGCCATCGCCGCACCGCAGTTCGGGCTCATTCCACTGGCGCCATGGCTGGCCGAGAATGTCGGCTATCAGCTGGTATTCGTGCTGGCTGCCGCCCCGCTACTGGGGCTACTGCTGGCTTTTGCCCGCCCGGCACCGATCCTGGCCGACGAGGCGCATGCCGATCGCCTTCGCGGTATCGGCGGGCTCGTCGGCCCGATCGCAGCCCTCGTGGTGATCACCGCGGCCGGCGGTGGGATCCTCACCTTCGCCCCGCAATTGGGCGGTGCGGCAACCGCATTTGCGGCGCTGCTCGGCATGACCGGGACGGCCGCACTGGCTCGGTGGTGGATCGGGGGCGTTGCCGATCGTCACGGCCCGGCCAGATTCATCGCCCCGATGCTCGGCCTGGGCGCGGTCGGTCTGGCGGTGATCGGGACCGGCATCGGCATCGGCTCGATCAGGGGCGCAATCGCCGTGATTCTCGGCTGTGTCCTGCTCGGGATCGCCTACGGGGCCCTGCAGAACCTCACCCTGGTGCAGGCGTTCGCCGCCACCGGTGAGCGTGCCCGCGGCGCCGTCAGCGTGGCCTGGAACGTCGGATTCGACACGGGCACCGGCCTGGGGTCTCTCGTGGTCGGCGCGCTGGCCACGTCGTTCTCCTTCCCGACGGCGTTCGCGGTGATGACTGCGTTATGTGTGGGGGTGGGGTTGATGTGGGTATTCCCCCGGCATGACCGGCATGGACCAGGGCCAGGCTCCGCTGCTTGA
- a CDS encoding UdgX family uracil-DNA binding protein (This protein belongs to the uracil DNA glycosylase superfamily, members of which act in excision repair of DNA. However, it belongs more specifically to UdgX branch, whose founding member was found to bind uracil in DNA (where it does not belong), without cleaving it, appears to promote DNA repair by a pathway involving RecA, rather than base excision.), with translation MNSAAPFVPDTRELAELTEAARQCEGCPLYRDATQTVFGSGRPSARLMLIGEQPGDREDRAGEPFVGPAGRILDKALAAAEIDRDELYLTNAVKHFKFTTNERGKRRIHKTPSRTEVEACRPWILAELDTVSPEVVVLLGATAAKSLLGNDFRVSRHRWEILHAAGLMSERDPPLVATIHPSAVLRGPSDTREESFDGLVTDLRTAYAMTRTVPSEGSAGSGTFIPAARPVRR, from the coding sequence ATGAACAGCGCAGCGCCATTCGTGCCCGACACACGTGAGCTGGCCGAGCTCACCGAGGCCGCGCGCCAATGCGAGGGGTGCCCGCTCTATCGAGACGCCACACAAACGGTTTTCGGGTCCGGACGACCGTCTGCCCGGCTGATGTTGATCGGCGAGCAGCCGGGTGACCGGGAGGACCGGGCGGGAGAGCCCTTCGTCGGTCCAGCGGGCCGAATATTGGACAAAGCCTTGGCCGCAGCCGAGATCGACCGTGACGAGCTCTATCTCACCAACGCCGTGAAGCACTTCAAGTTCACCACCAACGAGCGCGGCAAACGCCGTATCCACAAGACCCCCAGCCGAACCGAAGTGGAGGCATGCCGGCCATGGATCCTCGCTGAATTGGACACCGTCTCCCCGGAGGTCGTGGTCCTGCTCGGAGCGACTGCCGCGAAATCGCTTCTGGGCAACGACTTTCGGGTCTCTCGCCACCGATGGGAGATCCTCCACGCTGCGGGCCTGATGTCCGAGCGAGACCCTCCGCTGGTAGCGACGATTCACCCGTCGGCCGTGCTGCGTGGACCGTCAGACACCCGCGAGGAATCCTTCGACGGCCTGGTCACCGACCTTCGCACCGCCTACGCGATGACCCGGACCGTGCCCAGCGAAGGGTCGGCCGGATCGGGCACATTCATCCCGGCGGCCAGGCCGGTGCGCAGGTAA
- a CDS encoding alpha/beta hydrolase, translating to MIAMTGAYAAKRVLHRRSSLEAAALGIGCRLAVKNVVRAWALQPDLAWPLSSIDQIVGLVPRRSPVSVQPVALPNCPAELVRAPGISGRNAVLYLHGGAFLTCGLNTHRALASRLSAAADALVLNVGYRMLPVCGLADAVEDALAGLSWLRRRGYGAERTVIAGDSAGGYLAFGTALRSLARGVVPAAGLAAISPLIDLNPAQKMAHRNVSRCSMFTGAALSAFARCVRGSQCEPERCDAEPLIDPATADLTGMPPVMIHVGADELLLADSELVADRLAAAHAPCELHVWSGQIHDFPLAAEILPEGRRAIGYMGDFVKGVTAAPAQRAA from the coding sequence ATGATCGCCATGACCGGGGCATACGCGGCCAAGAGGGTACTTCACCGCAGGAGCAGCCTTGAGGCCGCGGCCCTGGGAATCGGCTGTCGGTTGGCCGTGAAGAACGTGGTCCGCGCCTGGGCGTTGCAGCCTGATCTGGCGTGGCCGCTCAGCTCCATTGATCAAATTGTCGGATTGGTCCCGCGGCGCTCGCCGGTGTCGGTGCAGCCCGTGGCACTGCCGAATTGCCCGGCGGAACTGGTGCGCGCACCGGGGATATCGGGGCGTAACGCGGTTCTGTACTTGCACGGTGGGGCGTTTCTTACCTGTGGGCTCAACACCCACCGTGCTCTGGCTTCTCGATTGTCGGCTGCGGCAGACGCACTGGTGCTCAACGTCGGCTACCGGATGTTGCCCGTGTGCGGCCTTGCCGACGCGGTCGAGGATGCCCTGGCCGGGTTGTCCTGGCTTCGGCGGCGGGGTTACGGCGCCGAGCGGACAGTGATCGCCGGCGACTCGGCCGGTGGATACCTGGCCTTCGGGACGGCGCTCAGGTCGCTGGCCCGCGGTGTGGTGCCGGCAGCCGGTCTCGCCGCGATCTCGCCGTTGATCGATCTGAACCCGGCGCAAAAAATGGCTCACCGCAATGTCTCTCGGTGCTCGATGTTCACCGGTGCGGCGTTGTCGGCATTCGCCCGGTGTGTGCGGGGGAGCCAATGTGAGCCCGAACGGTGTGACGCCGAGCCGTTGATCGACCCGGCCACAGCCGATCTGACGGGTATGCCGCCGGTCATGATCCATGTGGGGGCCGACGAATTGCTCTTGGCGGACTCGGAATTGGTGGCCGACCGGCTGGCCGCCGCGCATGCACCCTGTGAGCTTCACGTCTGGAGCGGCCAGATCCACGACTTCCCGCTGGCCGCCGAGATCCTGCCGGAAGGAAGGCGGGCCATCGGCTATATGGGCGACTTCGTCAAAGGTGTGACCGCCGCACCTGCTCAGCGTGCAGCCTGA
- a CDS encoding GntR family transcriptional regulator, giving the protein MAVHSEELRRRIVADINAGAPGAKLGSERDLAERHGTSRSSLRQVLAALEEAGLVHRVIGRAGGIFISHGQVERHLSDVVGVPAFLANQGYVAGTRVLSTRITTPDDATRNALRLGPGDYVIEIQRVRLADGSPISLEHAQFPADTFPGLLDQQLGGSLYEILQSQYGLVTGRADERIEAVNATSNEATLLGIKPKAALLLITRVTYDQNGSPCEFSRDLFRGDRTALAVTAKGSGIATHADANTASVTLQRQAG; this is encoded by the coding sequence GTGGCAGTTCACAGCGAAGAGTTGCGCAGGCGCATCGTCGCCGACATCAACGCGGGCGCCCCCGGCGCCAAACTCGGCAGCGAGCGTGACCTGGCCGAACGTCACGGCACCAGTCGCTCCAGCCTGCGCCAGGTGCTGGCCGCCCTGGAGGAAGCCGGGTTGGTGCACCGGGTTATCGGCCGGGCCGGCGGCATCTTCATCAGCCACGGGCAGGTGGAGCGGCACCTCTCCGATGTGGTCGGTGTGCCAGCATTCCTGGCCAACCAGGGTTATGTCGCCGGTACCCGGGTGCTCTCCACGCGCATCACCACCCCCGACGACGCCACCCGGAACGCGCTGCGCCTGGGCCCCGGTGACTACGTCATCGAGATCCAGCGCGTCCGCCTGGCCGACGGCTCGCCCATCTCGCTCGAACACGCGCAGTTCCCCGCGGACACCTTTCCCGGCCTGCTCGACCAGCAGCTGGGTGGGTCACTCTACGAAATCCTGCAGTCCCAATACGGTTTGGTCACCGGCCGGGCCGATGAGCGCATCGAGGCAGTCAACGCCACCAGCAATGAAGCCACCCTGCTCGGCATCAAGCCCAAGGCTGCACTGCTGTTGATCACGCGGGTCACCTACGACCAGAACGGTTCTCCGTGCGAGTTCTCGCGCGACCTGTTCCGCGGGGACCGGACCGCACTGGCCGTCACGGCGAAGGGCAGTGGCATCGCCACCCACGCCGACGCCAACACGGCCTCTGTCACACTGCAACGCCAGGCCGGCTGA